GAAGCGTAGTCATGAGTAATTTAGGCAGAATAGGGGATAAGCCTTTTTCTGCCTAAATTTTTATAAATTTTTTGTCTTTTTATAGTACAACTAGAGGCAAATTTGCCAAAATAGCATTTTCTTTGATATGCTATTTTACTTTTTTAAAACCAAACCATTTACCAAACAATGAGAAAACTAACATTTGCTCTTTTTACAGTTGTGATGACAGGAGGAGCAACTTATGCACAAACAGACAAGTTGCTTTTGGAAGCTCAACGTAAAACGATTTTAGAAGCTAGAAAAAAAGCAGACGAGGCCATTACTAAAAAAGATTCAGTAAAAGCAAAAACATGGTTGACAAGAGCCGAAGCTTATTTAGATTTAGCTAACTCACAAGATGCCGAGTTGACCAATCAAGTACCTGATGCAGCGTTTACGGCTGTTGCTTCTTTGAAAAAAGCTATTTCATTAGATGTTAAAGATGGCAAAGAGGGTTCTGTAGCTGCTGCTGCTAAAAAATTCTTAGATGTTACTTATTCTAAAGAAGGTAAAGCAGAAGGAGATGGGCTGAAACTCTACGGTGCATTTATGAATGCAGGTATTGCTAAATACCAAGCCAAAGATTATGTTGGAGCATTGAAAGACTTACAAATGGCTTCTCAAGTAAGTTCAAAAGATACTACTGCTGCCATGTATACAGGTATTATTGGACAAATGGCCAAAGATGAAAGTGCTGCAAAAACTGGTTTTGAGAAATTCATCGCTTTAGGAGGTAAAGACCCAGGTATTTTCTACAGTTTGACTCAAATCTATAAAGATGAGAAAAACGAAGAAAAAGCATTAGCCACATTAGAAAAAGGTATCCAATTGCACCCTGAAAACAAGGATTTGAAAAACGAGAAAATCAACTTGTACTTGGCGTTCAAAAAAATCGACCTTGCTATTGCAGATTTACAATCGGTTGTTAATAAAGACCCATCTAATGTTCAGACTGTACTTAACTTGGCAATTCTTTTTGACAATAAAGCTGAACAATACAATGCTGAGATTCGTGAAATCAAAGATAAGTTAGCTGAGAATGACACAGAAGGAGTGAAGAAGAAAATCGCTGCTCAAAAAGATAAAGTAGACGCTTTTGAATCAGAAATCAAAAGATTAACTGATAAAATCAAAAAAGACCCTAAATCGGCTGTAGCAACAAAAAAACAAATTGCTGAAATTACTAAGCAAAGAGATGCTGAAAAAGCTGAATTAGAAAATTTGAATGCTGAATTGGCTAAGAAAGCTTCTGCATCGGGTAATGTAGCTGAATTGACTGCTAAATTGAACGAATTGCAAGAAAAACAAAAAGCAGCCAAAGCTCAGGCTTTAGTAAACTACGACAAAGCTTTGAAAGCTGATCCAAATAACTACGATGTAAACTACAACTTAGGTGTTATTGCTTTTAACGAAGCTGTTGTATTGAACAAGAAAGTAGGCGACATGGCAATGGATGAGTATAAGAAAGATGGTAAAGCCGCTGAAGCAACAAGAGATGCGAAATTTAAAGAGGCTTTAAATTTCTTTGAAAAAGCTTACTCAATCAAAAAAGAAGATGAAGTAAAAGAAAACTTGAAGCAATTGTACCGAGTTTTGAAAATGGAAGATAAATTGAAGGAATTAGGAGAATAGTCTGTTCTGACAAATTATTAATTAAAAAATCCGTAAGCGTTACGCTTACGGATTTTTTTTGTACATAAAAGTATTCTTTCAATCAAGGATTTACAGGAGAGTCTTATTTTTTCAAAGTTATATTTAACATAATATAAATTATAAAACATTTATATTTTTATAGAAATGACCTTATTTACAGTACTTTACGGAGTAGTAGCTTGCATTAGTACTCTTCTTAATAACATTAAGTACTCTGCAAGTATCTCTACTTGAATCCACTTAATAGTTATTGTATTTCATATAATTATATCAAAAATAGCCCAGAAATAGTAAAATTTTGAATCGCCTGAGAATCGCGTATTTAAAATTATCAGTACTATTATCCAGAATATTCATTTCTGAGGAATGATGAATTTTGTCTAAAAAATCAAAAAAGCGTCCATGAATCAGTTCATGAACGCCCGGAGTTACTGGAGAATCGCTTCAAGATTCGCTGGTGAATAATTGACCGATTTTAGGATTTTATTATCGGCTCTACGGTATACCAAGTACTTGTCGCCATCCTCTTGAATATAAGCTTCTGTACCATCTTTATCAAAATAGAATTTTATAGTCTGCTCGGCTTCTTCCAGAGTACTACAAGCCTTGCTCATATTAGAGCGTTGTACTTCGTTAAATAGTGCCACAAATTTATCGCCCAAGCCAAACTCTAATACTGCCCCCGAAAGTACATATTGAATATCGCACAAAGCATCTGCAATTTCGACAATATCATTATTCTTAATACCTTCTTCTAGTTCTTTTAATTCTTCAGCAATAAGACTTACCCTAAGGCTTGTTCTCTCTGCAGCAGGTATTTGTGGGGTCGCTAATATAGGAGCTTTAAATGTTTTATGAAATAATGCAACCTGATTAAGTGAATCCAATTTTTCCATGTATCTCAGTAATGAATGTTGTTTATCTAAAATAACTGCAAGTTAGCCTATTCTGAGCTATTGATAATTACCAAACAAGAATATTTCCCAATAAAATATTAAATCAATGTTTTTGTTATATTTATCACGGATATTTGTCGTTTAAATATATAATTTACCCAATATGTAACTAGTTGATATTCAGGTGTTTATATATCCACGTGGAACAGTTTACTGAATTGCTGTTTTTCACGATAAAAAAGAAGAATTTTGAGTGTAGTTATTAGTTAATAAAATAGGTTAAGTGCCTTATAGTCAGATTGTTGTATTGTTATGAGGGCGCTAAATAAGTATAAAGTGGTATGAGAGAGCTTAAAATAATATATAGCTCTATGATGATATGGGTAGGTAGGGCTTATAGATAAAGACCTAATTATTGGAAAGGGATAGAAGGTAAGCAAACTGGGAAAGAGATAAATGATAATGATAAAAAATATAAAATTAAATAATTATAATTTTATACTCCCCTATTATTATTCTTTTTTCCTCCTTCCCTAACCTCTTATTTATTTATACAATTTTAGTTTTAAGCCTTTATTTATTTGTGGTTAAACGCTAGCATTGATTTGTGGTTTTTTGCACCTCTCCTGCCCTTAAAATGACTAATACACCTCCTATTTGAGGGTATGCTTACTGGTAATAATTGGGATAATACTAAAGAGATAATCCCATAAGTATCAAAAGACATTGGAGTATAAGAGAGCAAATATGTAAACATAACCTCATTTATTTATCGTAAATAACTACTAACTATGGATATTATAAGTTTAAAAAGGCTTAGATAACTAGTTTTAGTAGGATAAAAAGTAATCTTAAATTACAATATTTGAGGTTTCTGGATAGATTTTGGTACCAGAAAGCACTTATTAATACTTTTAAAAGAGCTAGAAATTTAGCTTAGGAGTCAGTAAAATTTACCTATTAGCTAGTGAATAGATTCGCCAATACCGAATGCTTTATCCATTCAAATTATCAATGCTACATTGTCTATTTATAAGCTAGCTAGGGATTTTTGGCATATAGCAAGGCCATTATTCTGTTGAAAATAATAATTGATATAAGCCTTAAATCTGTTGAATTAACCCTAATACTAGCAATGATTTCTTTCTTGACACTGGATAAAATAATACTATAAAATAGAGTATAATAAATATTGGCCTTATGAGAAAAATACAATTTGCAAAAGCCATTTGATTAATGAGTATACCCTTGTAAAATAGGTATAATAAGACAATGCCATTTATTCCTTTTATACAAATTGGAATAAATGGCATTGTTACCAAAATATGATATTATCTTGATTGTATTATAATACCGTTGATTTTAACCGATTG
The DNA window shown above is from Flectobacillus major DSM 103 and carries:
- a CDS encoding nucleoside triphosphate pyrophosphohydrolase family protein translates to MEKLDSLNQVALFHKTFKAPILATPQIPAAERTSLRVSLIAEELKELEEGIKNNDIVEIADALCDIQYVLSGAVLEFGLGDKFVALFNEVQRSNMSKACSTLEEAEQTIKFYFDKDGTEAYIQEDGDKYLVYRRADNKILKSVNYSPANLEAILQ
- a CDS encoding tetratricopeptide repeat protein, with protein sequence MRKLTFALFTVVMTGGATYAQTDKLLLEAQRKTILEARKKADEAITKKDSVKAKTWLTRAEAYLDLANSQDAELTNQVPDAAFTAVASLKKAISLDVKDGKEGSVAAAAKKFLDVTYSKEGKAEGDGLKLYGAFMNAGIAKYQAKDYVGALKDLQMASQVSSKDTTAAMYTGIIGQMAKDESAAKTGFEKFIALGGKDPGIFYSLTQIYKDEKNEEKALATLEKGIQLHPENKDLKNEKINLYLAFKKIDLAIADLQSVVNKDPSNVQTVLNLAILFDNKAEQYNAEIREIKDKLAENDTEGVKKKIAAQKDKVDAFESEIKRLTDKIKKDPKSAVATKKQIAEITKQRDAEKAELENLNAELAKKASASGNVAELTAKLNELQEKQKAAKAQALVNYDKALKADPNNYDVNYNLGVIAFNEAVVLNKKVGDMAMDEYKKDGKAAEATRDAKFKEALNFFEKAYSIKKEDEVKENLKQLYRVLKMEDKLKELGE